The genomic interval TGCCGTAGAAGGTCGTCACCAGCGCCACGGCCAGATGCACGGCGATGTTGCTGACCGCCGCGCCTTCCAGCTCGTTGAGCAGGTTCACCACCCCCAGCAGCGTGCCCACCATGCCGAAGGCCGGAGCGTAGCCCGCCATGGCCTCGAAGACGTCCGCCTCGGCGGTTTCGCGCGCCTTCAGCCGGGCGATGCGCCAGTCCAGCACACTCAGGATCTCGTCGAGCGGCATGGTGTCCAGCACCATCTGCAGCCCCGTGCGCAGGAAGGGGGAATCGATCTGCTGGACGATGCGGTCGGCCCCGTGCACGTCGCCCTGATGCCAGCTGCGCGCCACCTTGACGATCTCGTCCAGGTCGCGGCGCTTGTAGCGTTCCTCGGTGCGCAGCGTGACCGTGAACGCCTTGAAGGCCTGGGCGATCTCGGCGATCGAATAGCTCATCAGCGTCGCGGCGAAGGTGCCGCCGAGCACCACGACCGCTCCGGGGCCGTTGAGGAAGAGCCCGGGCTCGTCCGCCGTCGCCAGCACGGCCCCGACCAGCAGTGCCAGGCCCAGCGCCATGCCGAGGAGGGTCATCAGCCGCATCGCGCCGGCTCCGCGTCCGTGGCGTCGGAAGACAAGGTCAGCTCACCTGGCGCGCCGCGCCGCCCTGGACGTAGGGCACGCCGCATGCGCGCGCCGCGGCCAGCTCGGCCTCGGTGCTGACGCCGTCCGCGACCACGGCGAGCTTGCCGGCGGCCCGCACGGCCTCGGTGACCTGCTGCTGCACGGTGTCGTCCAGCATGCGCTCGCCGCGCACGTCGACCTTGAGCATGTCGCACAGGCCCGCGGATTCGAGCGCCGTCTGCGCGGCGTCCGGCGGCACGCGGTCGAGGGCTAGGCGGAAGCGGTCGTGGTGCACGGTGTCGAGGGCGGTGCGCGCCGCTTCCGGCCGCTCGATTACGGTGCGATACGGAATCTCGAAGGTGATGGACTCCGCCTCGCGCATCTCGGTCGCCGCGCGGAAGCGCTGATAGGCGCTGCTCTCCACCGTCTCCGGCGTCAGGTCGAGGTTGAGCCGGCGCACCCCGCCGTGCGGCTCGCGCAGCACGTGCATCAGGATGCGCCCGTCCAGAATGGGCTCCAGGTGACGGGTGAGCCACGGATCGTCGGTGATGGGAACGTCGATCGTGCGCTCGATCTCCGCGAGGTTGGGGACCAGTTCGTGGGCGTGGACGCGCGCGGTCGCTTCCCGCACGGCCACGATGGGGCTTTCGTGCAGGAAGGGGCTGATGTCCGCGCGCGAGAGCATGCGCGTGGCCTCGGCCAGCCGCGCCAGCCGGCGCCCGGCCGTGTCGGTTTCGCTGCCGGGCGCGGCGGTGTGGTCGGCGTCCGCCGCCTCGCGGCAGAAGGCCAGGAAGGCGCGGCTGTCCTGCGGCAGGCGGTAGTGCTGGGCGGTGATCGCGCCCAGATGCGCCTCGGCCAGCCGCTCGCCCAGCGCGCTCACCGTGGCGTCCAGCCGCTGGCCCGCCCCCGGCGAGCTGACGACGACCAGGCGGTGGCCGGGCAGCCGGAACGACTCCTCCATCGTCCCGGCGACGTGCTCGCGCAGGATGTCCACCAGCGCGCGCTGGAAGCCCGTCTCGTCGGCATGGGGCAGCTGCGAGAGGTCCAGCACCTCGACCCAGCGCGGGGTCGCGGTGCTCACCGCCTCGCGCGCCCAGTCCAGGAGCCTCGCCGCATCGCTCGTCATCGGGGGGTCCGGTGTGTCCGTGGAGGGGTCGGGCTGGCGGGAGGATGGCGGACTCGCCCTTGTCGCGAGGTTAACGCCCCGGACTGGCACGGCCTCACCCGGTGTCGGTGTCGACGGCCGCGACGGCGCCCGCGCCGGCGTCGCCGGGGAAATCCGTCGCGGGCAGCGGCCGCGCGAAGAGAAACCCCTGCCCGTAATCGCAGCCGAGGTCGCGCAGGAAGGCGCGCTGCTCTTCGGTTTCCACACCCTCCGCGACCACGTCCAGGCCCAGCTCCTGCGCCATGCGCAATGAGGCCTGCACCAGCTTGCGCGCCGTGGCGTTGGTCATGCTGTCCTGCACGAAGGTCTTGTCGATCTTCAGCGTGTGGAAGGGGTGGTCGTAGAGGTAGCTGAGGCAGGCGTAGCCCGTTCCGAAGTCGTCCAGCGCCAGCCGCACGCCCAGGTTGCTCAACTTGGTCAGCGTCTGGTTCACGGTCGCGCTTTCGTGCAGCAGCACGGTTTCGGTCACCTCGATCTCCAGCGCCGAGGCGGGCAGGCCCGCGGCCGCCAGCGCGCGCGTGACCGTCGCCACGAAGTCGGGCACCAGGAACTGCTGCGGCGAGACGTTGACCGAGATGCGCAACGCCGGGTCGATCTCGGCGCGCCAGCGCGCGCACGCCGCCGTGGCGCGCTGAAGCACCGTGCGGCCGATGTCGACGATTGTGCCGTTGTTCTCCGCCGCCTCGATGAACTCGTCCGGCCGCACCCGTCCCAGGCTGGCACTGTCCCAGCGCACCAGGGCTTCGCCGCCGGCCGGGCGGTTGTCGCTGAGCCGGACGATGGGCTGGTAACATACCCGGAAT from Limimonas halophila carries:
- a CDS encoding motility protein A; translated protein: MRLMTLLGMALGLALLVGAVLATADEPGLFLNGPGAVVVLGGTFAATLMSYSIAEIAQAFKAFTVTLRTEERYKRRDLDEIVKVARSWHQGDVHGADRIVQQIDSPFLRTGLQMVLDTMPLDEILSVLDWRIARLKARETAEADVFEAMAGYAPAFGMVGTLLGVVNLLNELEGAAVSNIAVHLAVALVTTFYGIVLANAVFRPMAVKLRRRTQDRVQLLQLVKEAIILVSEDHGPGQIRYALQSYLDVGGGDDAAAGGGSRAAGHGGAPGHAG
- a CDS encoding EAL domain-containing protein, with amino-acid sequence MTSDAARLLDWAREAVSTATPRWVEVLDLSQLPHADETGFQRALVDILREHVAGTMEESFRLPGHRLVVVSSPGAGQRLDATVSALGERLAEAHLGAITAQHYRLPQDSRAFLAFCREAADADHTAAPGSETDTAGRRLARLAEATRMLSRADISPFLHESPIVAVREATARVHAHELVPNLAEIERTIDVPITDDPWLTRHLEPILDGRILMHVLREPHGGVRRLNLDLTPETVESSAYQRFRAATEMREAESITFEIPYRTVIERPEAARTALDTVHHDRFRLALDRVPPDAAQTALESAGLCDMLKVDVRGERMLDDTVQQQVTEAVRAAGKLAVVADGVSTEAELAAARACGVPYVQGGAARQVS